One genomic segment of Hymenobacter psoromatis includes these proteins:
- a CDS encoding transposase, whose product MFFKSLDGRYKRIRRRCKGKPCPDLYALKKAQLTELEILCEQGFLNLFYGDESHVCSTGYVPYGWQFLGEEVFIPVEKGYKINIWGLISRRNQTHWLTTETIISANFIFTQLEELSFKIRKPTVIVVDNASIHKAQLIQQQLPFWEARGLRIFYLPTYSPHLNIAETLWRKLKKEQLDPGDYFNKDTLFYAVNRCLAQVGNLWRINFSKFNIN is encoded by the coding sequence ATCTTTTTTAAAAGTCTTGACGGACGATATAAGCGAATAAGAAGGCGCTGTAAAGGCAAGCCCTGCCCGGATTTATATGCCTTAAAGAAGGCGCAATTAACTGAATTAGAGATACTTTGCGAGCAAGGTTTTCTAAACTTATTTTACGGAGATGAAAGCCATGTGTGCAGTACGGGCTACGTGCCCTACGGGTGGCAGTTCCTAGGAGAAGAAGTTTTCATACCAGTTGAGAAAGGCTATAAAATCAATATTTGGGGACTTATTAGCCGACGCAATCAAACCCATTGGTTAACAACGGAAACGATTATTAGCGCAAATTTTATCTTTACACAACTAGAAGAATTATCTTTTAAGATTCGAAAGCCAACAGTAATTGTGGTAGATAATGCAAGTATCCACAAAGCGCAGCTAATCCAGCAGCAATTACCTTTTTGGGAAGCCCGCGGATTACGTATATTTTATTTACCTACTTATTCGCCACACCTCAATATTGCGGAAACACTTTGGCGTAAATTAAAGAAAGAACAGCTTGACCCAGGTGACTACTTTAATAAGGATACTCTTTTCTACGCAGTTAATCGTTGCTTAGCGCAAGTAGGAAATTTATGGAGAATAAATTTCTCAAAATTTAACATAAACTAA
- a CDS encoding sodium/sugar symporter, which yields MHKLATLDYIVFFVYFLIVAGYGIWIYNRKTGHDGTIEGDSKDYFLAEGSLTWWAIGSSLIASNISAEQFVAMSGSGFKMGLAIAAYEWMAAVTLVIVAVFFIPVYLKNRIFTMPQFLHQRYNGTVAMIMAVFWLLLYIIVNLTSILYLGAIAASTVSGLNLNFCMYGMAFFAIIITLGGMKVIGFTDVIQVFFLIMGGLATTYLAINLVSTHYGTTGVFNGLHLMYSQANDHFHMILHRDNPSYIDLPGMTVLLGGLWIVNLNYWGCNQYITQRALGADLPTARSGILFAAFLKLLMPVIVVLPGIAAYILYKQNVFGSGEFLQGGELNPDRAYPVLLNILPVGLKGLSFAALTAAVVASLAGKANSIATIFTLDIYKKAINPNASEKTLVTTGKIAVVVAMLLGVVIAPHLGIDKKGGFTYIQEYTGFVSPGIFAMFILGFFWKKATSSAALFATIGGFLMSVVLKFLPGYANLSWLAPFGFAVPVNGVYEIPFLDRMGFVFVFCILGMVIISLIEHARGVKTNGLEIDSSMFRPNKTFTAGAVLILGVVVALYSIFW from the coding sequence ATGCACAAGCTGGCTACGCTCGATTACATCGTCTTTTTCGTCTACTTTCTGATAGTTGCCGGCTACGGCATCTGGATTTATAACCGCAAGACGGGCCATGACGGTACTATAGAGGGCGATTCCAAAGATTACTTTCTGGCCGAGGGCTCGCTCACGTGGTGGGCTATCGGCTCGTCGCTAATTGCCAGCAACATCTCGGCCGAGCAATTTGTGGCCATGTCGGGCTCAGGCTTCAAGATGGGCCTGGCCATTGCGGCCTACGAGTGGATGGCAGCCGTGACGCTCGTCATTGTGGCCGTGTTTTTTATCCCGGTGTACCTCAAGAATCGCATCTTCACGATGCCGCAGTTTCTGCACCAGCGCTACAATGGTACGGTAGCCATGATTATGGCCGTGTTCTGGCTGCTGCTCTACATCATTGTTAACCTGACTTCGATTCTCTACCTCGGGGCCATCGCGGCCAGCACGGTATCGGGCCTCAACCTCAATTTTTGCATGTATGGAATGGCGTTTTTCGCCATTATCATCACGCTGGGCGGCATGAAAGTGATTGGCTTCACAGACGTTATCCAGGTGTTCTTCCTGATTATGGGCGGCTTGGCTACCACGTACTTAGCCATCAACCTGGTATCGACCCACTACGGCACCACGGGCGTGTTCAACGGCCTGCACCTGATGTACAGCCAGGCTAACGACCACTTTCACATGATTTTGCACCGCGACAACCCGAGCTACATCGACCTGCCGGGCATGACAGTATTGCTCGGCGGCCTCTGGATTGTGAACCTCAACTACTGGGGCTGTAACCAGTATATCACGCAGCGCGCCCTGGGGGCCGACCTACCTACCGCCCGTAGCGGCATTCTGTTCGCGGCATTTCTGAAGCTGCTGATGCCCGTGATTGTGGTGCTGCCGGGCATTGCAGCCTACATTCTCTACAAGCAAAACGTGTTTGGCAGCGGCGAGTTCTTGCAGGGCGGCGAGCTAAACCCCGACCGGGCCTACCCCGTGCTACTCAACATCTTGCCGGTGGGTCTCAAGGGGTTGTCATTCGCGGCGCTCACGGCGGCCGTGGTGGCCTCGCTGGCCGGCAAGGCCAACTCCATTGCCACCATTTTTACGCTCGATATTTATAAGAAGGCCATCAACCCGAATGCTTCGGAGAAGACGCTGGTGACGACCGGTAAAATCGCGGTGGTGGTGGCCATGCTGTTAGGCGTAGTGATTGCCCCGCACCTGGGCATCGACAAGAAGGGCGGCTTCACCTACATTCAGGAGTACACGGGCTTCGTGTCGCCGGGCATTTTTGCCATGTTCATCCTGGGCTTTTTCTGGAAAAAAGCCACGTCGAGCGCGGCGCTGTTTGCCACCATCGGCGGCTTCCTGATGTCGGTGGTGCTTAAGTTTTTGCCCGGTTACGCCAACCTCTCTTGGCTAGCGCCCTTCGGCTTCGCGGTGCCCGTCAATGGCGTGTATGAGATTCCGTTTCTCGACCGCATGGGCTTCGTGTTCGTGTTCTGCATCTTAGGTATGGTCATTATCAGCCTCATCGAGCACGCCCGCGGCGTGAAAACTAATGGCCTGGAAATCGACTCGTCGATGTTCCGGCCCAATAAGACGTTCACGGCTGGTGCGGTGCTCATTCTGGGCGTTGTGGTGGCGCTATACTCGATATTCTGGTAG
- the dnaB gene encoding replicative DNA helicase encodes MTSPNQTRRVAEPARRATVSIPTAGHLPPQALDLEAAVLGAALLEAPAQFTLLATLTTEEVFYLAAHQQVYLAIRDLVQAGQHADLLTVVAQLRHRGTLERTGGPGFVAGLTTKINSAAHLETHCRLLQEQHARRVIIRAGTGLATYGYDDTRDPLELLADAQTHLTTLHRTLETRPGQTAAAAFAPTFDRLAQAVQQKGLTGIPTGLTQLDGLTGGWQPGDLIILAARPAMGKTAALLHFARTAALDHNQHAAIFSLEMPTLQLMQRMIASEVPGYSNSDLRRGNLPGGLDQVASIRDQAQRLRTHGHQLHIDDTPGLSIQQLRAKCARLHAQHPLGLVLVDYIQLMRGDTKGNREQEVGSISRGLKELAKELNAPVIALSQLSRDVEKRGGEKRPLLSDLRESGSLEQDADCIVFMWRGEYYNITEYEDGTATADTVLFDIAKHRNGATDEVVATCSMRRGVFNDLLPISNSTQ; translated from the coding sequence ATGACCTCACCCAACCAAACCCGCCGGGTAGCCGAGCCCGCCCGCCGCGCTACCGTCTCCATTCCCACCGCCGGCCACCTGCCGCCCCAGGCCCTCGACTTGGAAGCCGCCGTGCTCGGCGCGGCCCTGCTCGAGGCCCCCGCCCAGTTCACCCTGCTGGCCACGCTCACCACCGAGGAAGTATTTTACCTGGCTGCCCATCAGCAGGTGTACCTGGCCATCCGCGACCTGGTGCAGGCCGGCCAGCACGCCGACCTGCTTACCGTAGTGGCCCAGCTACGCCACCGCGGCACCCTCGAACGCACCGGGGGCCCCGGCTTCGTAGCCGGGCTGACTACCAAAATCAACTCGGCTGCCCACCTCGAAACGCACTGCCGCCTGCTCCAGGAGCAGCACGCCCGCCGCGTCATCATCCGCGCCGGCACCGGGCTGGCCACCTACGGCTACGACGATACCCGCGACCCGCTGGAGCTGCTGGCCGACGCCCAAACCCACCTCACCACCCTGCACCGCACCCTCGAAACCCGCCCCGGCCAGACCGCCGCCGCCGCCTTCGCGCCCACCTTTGACCGCCTGGCCCAGGCTGTGCAGCAAAAAGGCCTGACCGGCATCCCTACCGGCCTCACCCAACTCGATGGCCTGACGGGTGGCTGGCAGCCCGGCGACCTCATCATCCTGGCGGCCCGCCCCGCGATGGGTAAAACCGCTGCCCTGCTTCACTTCGCCCGCACCGCCGCCCTCGACCACAACCAGCACGCGGCCATTTTCAGCCTCGAAATGCCCACGCTGCAGCTCATGCAGCGCATGATTGCCAGCGAGGTACCCGGCTACTCCAACTCCGACCTGCGCCGCGGCAACCTCCCCGGCGGCCTCGACCAGGTAGCCAGCATCCGCGACCAGGCCCAGCGCCTGCGCACCCACGGCCACCAACTGCACATCGATGACACGCCCGGCCTGAGCATTCAGCAGCTGCGCGCCAAGTGCGCCCGCCTCCACGCCCAGCACCCGCTGGGCCTGGTATTGGTCGACTACATCCAACTCATGCGCGGCGATACCAAAGGCAACCGTGAGCAGGAAGTAGGCAGCATCAGCCGGGGCCTCAAGGAACTAGCCAAAGAGCTAAACGCCCCTGTCATCGCTCTCAGCCAACTCTCCCGCGACGTAGAAAAGCGCGGCGGCGAGAAGCGCCCCCTCCTCAGTGACCTACGCGAAAGCGGCAGCCTGGAGCAGGACGCCGACTGCATCGTTTTCATGTGGCGCGGCGAGTATTACAACATTACAGAGTATGAAGACGGCACTGCTACTGCTGATACCGTGCTGTTCGACATAGCCAAACACCGTAATGGGGCCACTGACGAGGTAGTTGCTACTTGCTCGATGCGACGGGGCGTATTTAACGACTTACTACCAATCAGCAATTCAACGCAATAG
- a CDS encoding helix-turn-helix domain-containing protein, with the protein MSRVNTPLLSKSEKSALEQGARTGKTPCFRARCEVILLKAIGLTSEQVAKFTAMTYVSVNGWTKRYQEEGIEGLQTKTGRGRKAVVSVVEDKESVLQAIKANRQRIETAKAEWEQETNKSVSLSTFKSFLKVLTDDISE; encoded by the coding sequence ATGTCAAGAGTTAATACCCCCTTACTGAGTAAATCTGAAAAGTCAGCCTTAGAACAAGGAGCTAGAACGGGAAAGACGCCCTGTTTTCGTGCTAGATGCGAAGTGATTTTATTAAAAGCTATCGGGCTCACCTCAGAGCAAGTAGCCAAGTTTACGGCTATGACTTATGTAAGTGTTAATGGGTGGACAAAACGCTATCAAGAGGAGGGTATTGAGGGACTACAAACAAAGACTGGACGCGGGCGCAAAGCAGTAGTAAGCGTAGTGGAGGATAAAGAGTCTGTTTTGCAAGCTATCAAAGCAAATAGACAACGTATTGAAACGGCTAAAGCGGAATGGGAACAGGAAACTAACAAATCGGTTAGCTTGAGCACCTTTAAATCTTTTTTAAAAGTCTTGACGGACGATATAAGCGAATAA
- a CDS encoding cytidylyltransferase domain-containing protein, giving the protein MLTLIQARRGSSRLPDKVSLDLVGRPLLVRQVERVQRARLAGRVAVITTDDPSDDTLAAMCQQYGIEVFRGSALDLLDRHYQAARHFGETEGVVKIPSDCPLIDPAIIDKVLGFFAETKGQYDFVSNLHSATYPDGNDVEAMTFAALETAWREARRPLEREHTTPFFWENPDRFRLANVTWETGLDYSMSHRFTIDYPADYEFIKAVYEALYPANPYFGLTDVLTLLKQRPDIYALNANLAGVNWYRNHLNELKTVDAGSTKQL; this is encoded by the coding sequence ATGCTCACCCTCATTCAGGCCCGGCGCGGCTCCTCGCGACTCCCCGATAAAGTCAGCCTCGACCTCGTAGGCCGGCCGCTGCTGGTGCGCCAGGTCGAGCGCGTGCAGCGAGCGCGGCTGGCCGGCCGCGTGGCCGTCATCACCACCGACGACCCTAGCGATGATACCCTGGCCGCTATGTGCCAACAGTATGGTATTGAAGTATTTCGCGGCAGCGCCCTTGACCTACTCGACCGCCACTATCAGGCCGCGCGGCACTTCGGCGAAACGGAGGGGGTAGTGAAAATTCCCAGCGACTGCCCGCTCATCGACCCGGCCATCATTGATAAAGTCCTGGGCTTTTTTGCCGAAACTAAGGGCCAGTACGACTTCGTGAGCAACCTGCACTCCGCCACCTACCCCGACGGCAACGACGTGGAGGCCATGACCTTCGCGGCCCTCGAAACGGCCTGGCGCGAGGCCCGCCGCCCCTTAGAGCGCGAGCACACTACCCCCTTCTTCTGGGAGAATCCCGACCGCTTCCGACTGGCCAACGTGACTTGGGAAACGGGCCTGGACTACTCGATGTCGCACCGCTTCACCATCGACTATCCGGCTGATTATGAGTTTATAAAAGCCGTGTACGAAGCACTTTATCCCGCTAATCCTTATTTTGGGCTGACCGATGTGCTGACATTATTAAAACAAAGGCCGGACATTTACGCCTTAAATGCTAACCTGGCCGGCGTGAACTGGTACCGCAATCACCTGAACGAATTGAAAACCGTGGACGCGGGCAGCACAAAGCAATTGTAG
- a CDS encoding PDDEXK nuclease domain-containing protein: protein MADSTLSTLAERIGFLHERTQQAAAQQVNYWLTLRNWLIGWYITEYEQQGADRAAYGTRLMPELARRLQAVRGLSAQQLYRCVDFYRTYPAILSTVSRELPALGLPALPAAAAAAPTPSNGLAPGLLLSRFSFSHFLELLPLTNPLQRAFYEVQAVKNSWSVRELKRAVDSMLYERTGLSTDKAGVLAGHAGTQPLAVADVVKNPYVLEFLGLEERPSYSESDLETAIIAHLQTFLVELGRGFCFEARQKRLTFDNEHYFIDLVFYHRILKCHVLVDLKIGAFSHADAGQMNVYLNYYRENEMTPGDNPPVGLILCAQKNDTLVRYATSGLSEQLFVSKYRLNLPSEAELQAIIQEQQARLSE from the coding sequence ATGGCAGATTCCACGCTTTCTACCCTAGCCGAGCGCATCGGCTTCCTGCACGAGCGCACCCAGCAGGCTGCCGCGCAGCAGGTCAACTACTGGCTTACGCTGCGCAACTGGCTTATCGGCTGGTACATCACTGAGTACGAGCAGCAGGGGGCCGACCGCGCCGCCTACGGCACCCGCCTCATGCCCGAGCTGGCCCGCCGCCTGCAGGCCGTGCGCGGCCTCTCCGCCCAGCAACTTTACCGCTGCGTAGACTTCTACCGTACCTACCCCGCAATTCTCTCAACAGTGTCGAGAGAATTGCCCGCGCTAGGTTTGCCAGCCTTACCCGCCGCCGCCGCTGCGGCCCCCACCCCCTCCAACGGCTTGGCCCCCGGGTTGCTGCTCAGCCGGTTCAGCTTCTCCCACTTCTTGGAGCTGCTACCCCTTACCAACCCGCTGCAGCGGGCTTTCTACGAAGTACAGGCCGTCAAAAACAGCTGGTCCGTGCGCGAGCTAAAGCGAGCCGTTGACTCGATGCTTTACGAGCGTACCGGCCTCTCCACCGACAAGGCCGGCGTGCTCGCCGGCCACGCCGGCACCCAGCCCCTGGCCGTGGCCGATGTGGTAAAAAACCCCTATGTCCTGGAATTCCTGGGCCTGGAGGAGCGCCCCAGCTACAGCGAAAGCGACCTGGAAACGGCCATCATTGCCCACCTCCAAACCTTCCTCGTGGAGCTGGGCCGCGGCTTCTGCTTCGAGGCCCGCCAAAAGCGCCTCACCTTCGACAACGAGCACTACTTCATCGACCTCGTTTTCTACCACCGCATCCTAAAGTGCCACGTCCTGGTCGACCTCAAAATCGGGGCATTCAGCCACGCCGACGCCGGCCAGATGAACGTCTACCTCAACTACTACCGCGAGAACGAGATGACGCCCGGCGACAACCCGCCCGTGGGCCTCATCCTCTGCGCCCAGAAAAACGATACGCTGGTGCGCTACGCCACCTCCGGCCTCTCCGAGCAGCTGTTCGTCAGCAAGTATCGCCTCAACCTACCCTCCGAAGCAGAATTGCAGGCCATCATTCAGGAGCAGCAGGCCCGACTATCTGAATAG
- a CDS encoding DUF1376 domain-containing protein yields the protein MKSPAFQLYTGDFLSSPDVQLMEAHEVGAYCLLLFNSWQSDRPGFLPDDENRLRRTARLNAQQWAESRDLLLGKFPLAPDDPTRRYNPRLAQEAAKQAAKRERLAANGRKGGRPANQLLSQENQLVYQSPPAAPENPPVKQKLSPAKQKLSGKKQLPPKEKANEKAFNFNFTTSNEVEGEADAPTPAPKSEKKKATPPTLAEVQAYAADQHPGSADAPAEAAAFVDHYASNGWRVSGKTQMVDWRAAFRNWMRRRPQFQTARPGGSQATPTRARTAPKSTDPTRWS from the coding sequence ATGAAGTCGCCCGCGTTCCAGCTCTATACCGGCGACTTCCTTAGCTCGCCCGACGTGCAGCTCATGGAAGCCCATGAGGTGGGCGCGTACTGTCTGCTGCTGTTCAATTCCTGGCAGTCCGACCGCCCCGGCTTCCTGCCCGACGACGAAAACCGCCTGCGCCGCACCGCCCGCCTCAACGCCCAGCAGTGGGCCGAAAGCCGCGACCTGCTGCTGGGCAAGTTCCCGCTGGCCCCCGACGACCCTACCCGCCGCTACAATCCGCGCCTGGCACAAGAGGCTGCAAAGCAAGCCGCTAAGCGTGAGCGCCTGGCTGCCAACGGCCGCAAGGGTGGCCGCCCCGCAAACCAATTGCTTTCCCAGGAAAACCAACTGGTTTACCAAAGTCCACCCGCCGCGCCCGAAAATCCACCCGTAAAGCAAAAGCTTTCACCGGCTAAGCAAAAGCTTTCCGGCAAAAAGCAATTGCCCCCAAAAGAGAAAGCAAATGAAAAGGCTTTCAACTTCAATTTCACTACTTCTAACGAAGTAGAGGGAGAGGCTGACGCCCCTACTCCCGCCCCCAAATCAGAGAAAAAGAAGGCTACCCCACCCACGCTGGCCGAGGTGCAGGCCTACGCCGCCGACCAGCACCCCGGCAGCGCCGATGCCCCGGCCGAGGCCGCCGCCTTCGTGGACCACTACGCCAGCAACGGCTGGCGCGTGAGCGGCAAAACCCAGATGGTCGACTGGCGCGCCGCCTTCCGCAACTGGATGCGCCGCCGCCCGCAATTCCAAACCGCCCGGCCCGGCGGCAGCCAGGCTACCCCAACCCGCGCCCGCACCGCCCCCAAATCCACCGACCCCACCCGCTGGAGCTAA
- a CDS encoding DUF4209 domain-containing protein: MRPALTAKEEVVDFDELKRRLESEARQLNRTHYAADFYKTQQAAEQLGQHELVAMLNIERQCHLAYINEGQIQHPVNWDAPENEVCSYLLGRYEEAVNPVVKLRYGLVVLLSFKGRHTGKLAKELIYTLLAIVNSWQEQMGDDESETTYHDCATSAFLISQQYKYKAEEVRLALFAPLVAGKLPDSLQHWMLRFFAEQARKLTREACAELDTACVLFHEKSRVKGDNAFSLGMICDAGAALAGRASAQPQEWFARKGDDIKAEGIKRLEKEPESFIVQTLFDDALKEYRRAGDAQRIAEIGALISKTKHLVRMPRVRLDKTIDGDVGKMTTAYMQAVPKMLLAEGGNPFWRMLLSGHVLPSVAASRGRKGMVTDFSQFMRKVNFDINRNVSTRHTGAKAQEGPDLFNYSWSLAFTKAKMRETIRQGILSGQITYDTLVEHLNTETWLGQKTLVDSQAEEEQQYSWVELISPALRYCFAELTKKAEQEEYQPEMMLCMDSLVLKFEQMLRDFCRQVDLPTNELGRDGDMREKYIEDLLDQLGEYADEDSLYMLRFVLTKTGWNLRNNIAHAFLSPSAYNADAMSVVLLVLLIIASLGLRPDKPI; the protein is encoded by the coding sequence ATGCGTCCTGCTCTTACCGCAAAAGAAGAAGTGGTGGACTTTGACGAGCTAAAGCGTCGATTGGAGTCTGAAGCACGCCAACTGAACCGCACGCACTACGCGGCGGACTTCTACAAGACTCAGCAGGCTGCTGAGCAGCTTGGGCAGCATGAGCTTGTGGCAATGTTGAACATTGAGCGGCAATGCCATCTGGCGTACATCAATGAGGGGCAGATACAGCATCCTGTGAATTGGGACGCGCCTGAAAATGAGGTTTGCAGCTACTTGCTCGGGCGTTATGAGGAGGCTGTGAATCCAGTGGTTAAGCTTCGGTATGGCCTCGTTGTGCTTCTCTCATTCAAAGGACGTCATACCGGGAAACTGGCCAAGGAGCTTATCTATACGCTGCTTGCTATAGTAAATAGCTGGCAGGAGCAGATGGGTGATGATGAGTCTGAAACAACTTACCATGACTGTGCTACAAGTGCCTTTCTGATAAGCCAGCAATACAAATACAAAGCAGAAGAAGTCAGGCTGGCGCTATTTGCTCCGCTGGTTGCGGGAAAGCTACCTGATAGCCTCCAGCATTGGATGTTGCGGTTTTTTGCTGAGCAGGCCCGTAAGCTCACCCGCGAGGCCTGCGCGGAGTTGGATACAGCTTGCGTGCTATTTCATGAGAAATCCCGTGTGAAAGGCGACAATGCCTTTTCGCTGGGCATGATTTGCGACGCCGGGGCTGCGCTGGCCGGGCGGGCAAGTGCTCAACCCCAGGAATGGTTTGCCAGAAAAGGCGACGATATAAAGGCGGAAGGAATTAAACGGCTGGAAAAGGAGCCGGAAAGCTTCATTGTACAAACGCTGTTTGACGACGCGCTGAAAGAATACCGGCGGGCTGGTGATGCCCAACGCATAGCTGAAATTGGTGCCCTGATATCCAAAACAAAGCATCTGGTGCGGATGCCACGGGTACGGCTGGACAAGACAATAGATGGGGATGTGGGCAAGATGACAACGGCTTATATGCAGGCCGTACCAAAAATGCTACTGGCAGAGGGCGGCAACCCTTTCTGGCGAATGCTGCTTAGCGGCCACGTACTTCCGTCTGTAGCAGCGTCGCGTGGGCGAAAAGGAATGGTGACTGACTTTTCGCAATTCATGCGCAAGGTTAATTTCGACATAAACCGTAATGTGAGCACCCGGCACACCGGAGCAAAGGCACAGGAAGGACCGGATTTATTCAACTACAGTTGGAGCCTGGCATTTACCAAAGCAAAAATGCGTGAAACAATACGACAGGGCATCCTTAGCGGCCAGATAACCTACGACACACTGGTCGAGCATCTGAATACGGAAACGTGGCTGGGGCAAAAAACGCTGGTGGACTCGCAGGCGGAGGAAGAGCAACAGTATAGCTGGGTAGAGCTTATCAGTCCGGCGCTGCGCTACTGCTTTGCAGAACTGACCAAGAAAGCCGAGCAGGAGGAGTACCAGCCCGAAATGATGCTCTGCATGGACTCGCTGGTGCTGAAGTTTGAGCAGATGCTGCGGGACTTCTGCCGGCAGGTTGACCTGCCCACGAACGAGCTGGGCCGGGATGGCGATATGCGGGAAAAGTATATCGAGGACCTGCTTGACCAGCTGGGAGAGTACGCAGATGAAGATTCCTTGTATATGCTCCGGTTTGTGCTGACCAAAACAGGCTGGAACCTGCGAAACAACATAGCCCATGCCTTCCTGAGCCCGAGTGCTTACAATGCCGATGCGATGAGCGTGGTTCTGCTGGTGTTACTAATTATTGCCTCACTTGGATTGAGGCCTGACAAGCCTATTTAA
- a CDS encoding helix-turn-helix domain-containing protein, protein MNIVEPQKTILTTPVPHLSMSERLKTVRRLRGLTQQNMADLLEIARPTVAQLEGGRHQPSNEVLETIIRKLEVSRDWLWFGTGPMEETSPVGGDTRMLRPLLDVDYIDCPLIPVPARAGFLDMIGSQSDYGHYQTVRIYNPSAEISKGDALAFEIDGDSMEPQLRPGMQVAVVPVQIADVKYAVSGVYVVAFANQLTVKRIKDNDLLTKRQLTLHSDNPKAGSLTIAGEDIRGLWKVIDIIRGRVE, encoded by the coding sequence ATGAATATCGTTGAACCCCAAAAAACCATTCTGACTACGCCGGTACCTCACCTGAGTATGAGTGAGCGTTTGAAAACGGTTCGGCGTCTACGCGGTCTTACTCAGCAGAATATGGCCGACCTGCTTGAGATTGCGCGGCCCACGGTGGCGCAGCTGGAAGGGGGCCGCCATCAGCCCAGCAATGAGGTGCTGGAAACTATTATTCGGAAGCTGGAGGTGAGCCGTGACTGGCTGTGGTTTGGGACAGGCCCGATGGAGGAGACGAGCCCGGTAGGCGGCGACACCCGGATGTTGCGCCCGCTACTGGACGTTGACTACATCGACTGCCCGCTGATACCAGTGCCGGCGCGGGCGGGATTTCTGGATATGATAGGCAGCCAGAGCGACTACGGGCATTACCAGACGGTACGCATTTATAACCCCAGCGCTGAGATAAGCAAGGGTGACGCGCTGGCATTCGAGATTGACGGCGACTCGATGGAGCCGCAGCTACGGCCGGGTATGCAGGTAGCAGTAGTGCCGGTTCAGATAGCCGATGTGAAGTACGCCGTGAGTGGCGTGTACGTAGTGGCCTTCGCCAACCAGCTAACCGTGAAACGGATTAAGGATAACGACCTGCTGACGAAGCGGCAGCTTACGCTTCATTCTGATAACCCCAAAGCCGGCAGCCTGACAATAGCCGGGGAGGACATTCGCGGGCTGTGGAAAGTCATCGATATTATCCGAGGTAGGGTGGAGTAA